One window from the genome of Pseudoliparis swirei isolate HS2019 ecotype Mariana Trench chromosome 24, NWPU_hadal_v1, whole genome shotgun sequence encodes:
- the prmt9 gene encoding protein arginine N-methyltransferase 9 isoform X1, with product MPNTSARPKHGRRTRRRRREDPARNELVSSSLESAQQCLFNQDYGTAFVHYLLVLNLAPMFKDIARESFRFTLFKWTEELDSLGRIQDLFNCYEQALELFPADEVILNSMGEHLFRMGFRDEAAGHFHKALKLRPDYPEARENFYRVANWLVERWHFLMLNDHGRNRKYQQAIQKAVQSGCNTVLDIGTGTGILGMCAKKAGAADVFACELSKTMYELACEVVKANGMDSSIKILHMKSLEMEVPKDIPHRVSLVVTETVDAGLFGEGIIESVVHAWHHLLLPPQRGENEFQDQSATGRVIPAGATVFGMALESIEIRRHHRICVSEVGNLSIAAAGELRSPVSCSPEPDDSMEPYTTERLSRVPGGYKALTEPFTALDIDFNNVQELEGLSSREVQQIRLPVTREGELDALAVWFQLHLDEESSLSTGPKEDTCWEQAIYPVHSTDGFVLKPQDELIVEVSCKDAFLRLCSVAVLRDGREIHLDKSPKAQDSGTPVSNPNPEAELCSALASLQTDQIQTKDFCMLECSEMALLNNQDYHQSFSSALAKLIHRLRATCPDKERSGDSTDLSDLLYVLDVSEGFSLLSLMAAGHGHVKAYSSVEKKKQQEVLKRLARSNSVPEKHLEFWLNHTEDEHGMLKRPSREKLWSAIMLDCVETCGLIRQKLMEKASLARCLLEDGGSIFPVKIVVHGILVESDTLLLESAVQGQEATLGFNIAPFINQFTVPVHVFLDFSTLECKRLSEFVELFVLDLMDSTANYTDREVKVQATSAGRITAIPFWYHIYLDQEISVSTLSQNSHWKQAAVVLQQPVEVRAGDWVHLAVKLHKSAMSIAAHVERTPGPMEQ from the exons ATGCCTAATACCAGCGCAAGGCCGAAGCATGGCAGGAGGACACGGAGGCGACGCAGAGAGGACCCTGCTAGGAACGAGCTGGTCTCTAGTTCCCTAGAAAGTGCCCAGCAGTGCCTTTTCAACCAGGACTACGGAACCGCGTTTGTGCACTACCTGCTGGTCCTCAACCTTGCCCCTATGTTTAAGGACATTGCAAGG gAGTCCTTCAGGTTCACTCTTTTCAAATGGACAGAAGAGCTGGACTCTCTGGGCCGCATTCAAGACCTGTTTAACTGTTATGAACAAGCACTGGAGCTGTTCCCCGCTGATGAGGTCATCCTTAACAGCATGGGTGAACACTTGTTCAG AATGGGCTTCAGAGACGAAGCCGCAGGTCATTTCCATAAAGCTTTGAAGCTGAGACCAGACTATCCTGAAGCCAGGGAGAACTTCTACCGCGTGGCCAACTGGCTGGTGGAGCGCTGGCATTTCTTAATGCTCAACGACCACGGGAGGAACCGGAAGTACCAGCAAGCCATCCAAAAGGCGGTTCAGAGCGGCTGCAACACTGTACTTGACATCGGTACTGGCACTGGGATCCTTGG TATGTGTGCGAAGAAGGCCGGGGCTGCTGATGTGTTCGCCTGTGAACTCTCCAAGACGATGTACGAATTGGCTTGTGAGGTGGTGAAGGCTAACGGAATGGACAGTAGCATCAAGATCCTCCATATGAAGTCTCTGGAGATGGAAGTGCCAAAAGACATCCCACACAG AGTATCCTTGGTGGTGACGGAGACGGTAGATGCAGGGTTGTTTGGAGAGGGTATCATCGAGAGTGTGGTTCATGCCTGGCACCACCTCCTGCTACCTCCACAG AGAGGCGAGAATGAATTCCAGGATCAGTCTGCGACCGGCCGTGTCATCCCCGCCGGAGCCACCGTGTTTGGCATGGCTCTCGAGAGCATCGAGATCCGCAGGCATCACAG GATCTGTGTGTCGGAGGTGGGCAACCTGTCCATAGCGGCAGCCGGGGAGCTCCGGAGCCCAGTGAGCTGCAGCCCGGAGCCGGATGACTCCATGGAGCCGTACACCACTGAGAGACTCAGCCGAGTGCCGGGCGGGTACAAAGCTCTCACCGAGCCATTCACGGCCCTCGACATAGATTTCAACAACGTGCAG GAACTGGAGGGGCTGAGCTCCAGGGAGGTTCAGCAGATCCGCCTGCCGGTCACTCGGGAGGGGGAGCTGGACGCTCTGGCTGTGTGGTTCCAGCTCCACCTGGATGAGGAGAGCAGTCTGTCCACTGGACCGAAGGAGGACACCTGCTGGGAGCAGGCCATCTACCCAGTCCACAGCACCGACG gGTTTGTCCTGAAACCTCAAGACGAGCTGATTGTCGAAGTGTCCTGCAAAGATGCCTTCCTGAGGCTCTGCAGCGTGGCGGTGCTGAGAGACGGCCGTGAAATCCATCTGGACAAGAGCCCCAAGGCGCAGGACTCTGGAACCCCCGTTTCAAATCCCAACCCAGAGGCTGAGCTGTGCAGTGCGCTAGCGAGTCTTCAGACGGACCAGATTCAAACTAAAGACTTCTGCATGCTGGAATGTTCCGAAATGGCGCTCCTGAATAATCAGGATTACCATCAGAGCTTCAGCAGCGCGCTGGCCAAACTCATCCACCGGCTGAGGGCCACATGCCCAGACAAGGAGCGATCGGGGGACTCCACGGACCTCAGTGACCTGCTCTATGTCCTGGACGTGTCGGAGGGCttctctctgctctccctcaTGGCCGCCGGCCACGGCCACGTCAAAGCGTACAGCTCCgtggaaaagaaaaagcagcagGAGGTCCTGAAGAGACTGGCTCGCTCCAACAGTGTCCCGGAAAAACATCTGGAGTTCTGGCTCAACCACACGGAGGATGAGCACGGGATGCTGAAGAGGCCGTCCAGGGAGAAGCTGTGGAGCGCCATCATGCTGGACTGCGTCGAGACGTGCGGTCTCATCAGACAGAAGTTGATGGAGAAAGCTTCGCTGGCCAG GTGTTTGCTGGAGGACGGAGGAAGTATTTTCCCAGTAAAGATCGTGGTGCACGGTATTCTGGTGGAGTCGGACACGTTGCTGCTGGAAAGTGCTGTCCAGGGTCAGGAGGCGACGCTCGGATTCAACATCGCTCCCTTCATCAACCAGTTCACT gTTCCGGTCCATGTGTTTTTGGACTTTTCCACACTGGAGTGCAAACGTCTCAGTGAGTTTGTGGAGCTCTTTGTTCTTGACCTCATGGACTCCACCGCAAACTACACCGACCGAGAAGTAAAG GTCCAGGCTACATCTGCAGGCCGAATAACCGCGATTCCCTTCTGGTACCACATCTACCTGGACCAGGAGATCAGCGTCAGCACCCTCAGCCAGAACTCTCACTGGAAGCAGGCGGCCGTGGTGCTGCAGCAGCCGGTGGAGGTCCGAGCCGGA
- the prmt9 gene encoding protein arginine N-methyltransferase 9 isoform X2, with amino-acid sequence MCAKKAGAADVFACELSKTMYELACEVVKANGMDSSIKILHMKSLEMEVPKDIPHRVSLVVTETVDAGLFGEGIIESVVHAWHHLLLPPQRGENEFQDQSATGRVIPAGATVFGMALESIEIRRHHRICVSEVGNLSIAAAGELRSPVSCSPEPDDSMEPYTTERLSRVPGGYKALTEPFTALDIDFNNVQELEGLSSREVQQIRLPVTREGELDALAVWFQLHLDEESSLSTGPKEDTCWEQAIYPVHSTDGFVLKPQDELIVEVSCKDAFLRLCSVAVLRDGREIHLDKSPKAQDSGTPVSNPNPEAELCSALASLQTDQIQTKDFCMLECSEMALLNNQDYHQSFSSALAKLIHRLRATCPDKERSGDSTDLSDLLYVLDVSEGFSLLSLMAAGHGHVKAYSSVEKKKQQEVLKRLARSNSVPEKHLEFWLNHTEDEHGMLKRPSREKLWSAIMLDCVETCGLIRQKLMEKASLARCLLEDGGSIFPVKIVVHGILVESDTLLLESAVQGQEATLGFNIAPFINQFTVPVHVFLDFSTLECKRLSEFVELFVLDLMDSTANYTDREVKVQATSAGRITAIPFWYHIYLDQEISVSTLSQNSHWKQAAVVLQQPVEVRAGDWVHLAVKLHKSAMSIAAHVERTPGPMEQ; translated from the exons ATGTGTGCGAAGAAGGCCGGGGCTGCTGATGTGTTCGCCTGTGAACTCTCCAAGACGATGTACGAATTGGCTTGTGAGGTGGTGAAGGCTAACGGAATGGACAGTAGCATCAAGATCCTCCATATGAAGTCTCTGGAGATGGAAGTGCCAAAAGACATCCCACACAG AGTATCCTTGGTGGTGACGGAGACGGTAGATGCAGGGTTGTTTGGAGAGGGTATCATCGAGAGTGTGGTTCATGCCTGGCACCACCTCCTGCTACCTCCACAG AGAGGCGAGAATGAATTCCAGGATCAGTCTGCGACCGGCCGTGTCATCCCCGCCGGAGCCACCGTGTTTGGCATGGCTCTCGAGAGCATCGAGATCCGCAGGCATCACAG GATCTGTGTGTCGGAGGTGGGCAACCTGTCCATAGCGGCAGCCGGGGAGCTCCGGAGCCCAGTGAGCTGCAGCCCGGAGCCGGATGACTCCATGGAGCCGTACACCACTGAGAGACTCAGCCGAGTGCCGGGCGGGTACAAAGCTCTCACCGAGCCATTCACGGCCCTCGACATAGATTTCAACAACGTGCAG GAACTGGAGGGGCTGAGCTCCAGGGAGGTTCAGCAGATCCGCCTGCCGGTCACTCGGGAGGGGGAGCTGGACGCTCTGGCTGTGTGGTTCCAGCTCCACCTGGATGAGGAGAGCAGTCTGTCCACTGGACCGAAGGAGGACACCTGCTGGGAGCAGGCCATCTACCCAGTCCACAGCACCGACG gGTTTGTCCTGAAACCTCAAGACGAGCTGATTGTCGAAGTGTCCTGCAAAGATGCCTTCCTGAGGCTCTGCAGCGTGGCGGTGCTGAGAGACGGCCGTGAAATCCATCTGGACAAGAGCCCCAAGGCGCAGGACTCTGGAACCCCCGTTTCAAATCCCAACCCAGAGGCTGAGCTGTGCAGTGCGCTAGCGAGTCTTCAGACGGACCAGATTCAAACTAAAGACTTCTGCATGCTGGAATGTTCCGAAATGGCGCTCCTGAATAATCAGGATTACCATCAGAGCTTCAGCAGCGCGCTGGCCAAACTCATCCACCGGCTGAGGGCCACATGCCCAGACAAGGAGCGATCGGGGGACTCCACGGACCTCAGTGACCTGCTCTATGTCCTGGACGTGTCGGAGGGCttctctctgctctccctcaTGGCCGCCGGCCACGGCCACGTCAAAGCGTACAGCTCCgtggaaaagaaaaagcagcagGAGGTCCTGAAGAGACTGGCTCGCTCCAACAGTGTCCCGGAAAAACATCTGGAGTTCTGGCTCAACCACACGGAGGATGAGCACGGGATGCTGAAGAGGCCGTCCAGGGAGAAGCTGTGGAGCGCCATCATGCTGGACTGCGTCGAGACGTGCGGTCTCATCAGACAGAAGTTGATGGAGAAAGCTTCGCTGGCCAG GTGTTTGCTGGAGGACGGAGGAAGTATTTTCCCAGTAAAGATCGTGGTGCACGGTATTCTGGTGGAGTCGGACACGTTGCTGCTGGAAAGTGCTGTCCAGGGTCAGGAGGCGACGCTCGGATTCAACATCGCTCCCTTCATCAACCAGTTCACT gTTCCGGTCCATGTGTTTTTGGACTTTTCCACACTGGAGTGCAAACGTCTCAGTGAGTTTGTGGAGCTCTTTGTTCTTGACCTCATGGACTCCACCGCAAACTACACCGACCGAGAAGTAAAG GTCCAGGCTACATCTGCAGGCCGAATAACCGCGATTCCCTTCTGGTACCACATCTACCTGGACCAGGAGATCAGCGTCAGCACCCTCAGCCAGAACTCTCACTGGAAGCAGGCGGCCGTGGTGCTGCAGCAGCCGGTGGAGGTCCGAGCCGGA